GTGGCGATCGTGCCGAAGTCCGCACATCGAGAGCGCATGGCCGAGAACCTGGACATCGGCTTCGACCTGTCACCCGAGGAGATCACGGCGATCGACGACCTGAGCGAACTCGAATGATGGACACGGGCACCATTTCTAGATATTCTATATAATCTGAGAATCTCTCATCATCCCACAACGATGTCGGACATGACGAAGCCCGATCTCTGAGCTTCTGTTTACCGCCGTCGCCCATCCACCCCAGCGGAGAGTGAGCACGACAATGAAGAGCACCAGCATCCGATGGTCAGCGGTCGCCGCGATCGCAGCATCCGCCCTCGCCGTGAGCGCTTGCGCCGGCACGGCCCCCGAAGCATCCGATGGTGAAGGCATCAGCGGCACGATCAGCCTGATGTCCTACACCAGCATCTGGCAGGAAGCGTATCAGGAAGCCGTACTCGACCCGTTCCTCGAGGAGAACCCCGGAGTCACGGTCAACTACCTCTCCAAGCGCACCTCGGCCGAGATGCTCAGCGCCCTGCAGGCTGAGAAGGACCGGCCCGCCACCGATGTGGCCATCATGGACAGCACGGTCTCGGCCTCGGCGAACGCGCAGGGGCTGTTCCAGAAGTTCGACGAGTCGGAAGTGCCGAATCTCGCGAACGTCAAGGACGAGTTCCTGGACCCCGAAGGCTACGGCCCCTATGTCATGCTCGATGCGATCGCGCTGCTGTATGACACCGAACGCATCGACACCGCCCCGGACAGCTGGACCGAGCTGTGGAATTCGGACTACAAGGGTCAGCTCAACATCACCGCTCCCCCGGCCCTCGGCGGCGTCGCCCTGACGGCAATCACCTCCGAGATGAAGGGAGAGGACTATACCGAATCCATCGACAAGGCGGTCGCCGAGCTGCAGGAGCTCGCGCCGAGCGTGCAGACCTGGGCGCCGAACCCCGACGAGTACCAGAACATCATCAGCGGCCAGACGATCATGGGCATGGGTCCGAGTGCCCGCGCGCAGTACTACACCGACCAGGTCGACGGGAAGCTGGGCATCGTGTTCCCGGAGGAGGGGACGACCTACCAGATCAACACGATCAACCTCGTGGAGGGCGCACCGAACTCCGAGGCCGCCAAGGCGCTGATCGACTACGCGCTCACGCCCGAGGCGCAGGCAGCTTTCGCCGAGCGGTTGTTCTACGCGCCGGCCGTCGATGTCGACCTGCCGGCCGACGTCGCCGATCGGGTCGTCCCCACCGACGGCTCGCTGAAGATCATCGACCTCGACAACGACTTCCTCCAGACGGCCCGCGACGAGTGGACCGACATCTGGAAGCGGGAGATCATCGGTGGATGAGCTCCCGGGGCGCCCGTCCTCTCGCGCCGCGGCACCCTCCCCTCACACACAGCACCAGAAAGGCACAGTAATGACGAACAAGAAGAACAGGGCCGCCCGCGCGGTCGTGGCCACGAGCGCCGTCGCTGCGCTGATGACCCTGGCCGCCTGCTCCGGCGGGGGCAGCACCGGCGCGGACGGCGACGGCGGACTCTCCGGCACCGTCAATGTCATCGGCTACTCGGGAATCTGGCAGGAGCGCTACACCGAGGCCGTCATCCAGCCGTTCCAGGAGGCGAACCCCGGCGTGACGATCAACTACGTCGCGAAGCGCTCCTCCGCCGAGATGCTCAGCGCACTGCAGAGCCAGCAGTCCAACCCCGGCACCGATGTCGCACTCATGGACCAGTCCGTCGCCAAGAGCGGAAACGACCAGGGCCTGTTCGCAGAACTCACTGAGGACGAGATCCCGAACCTCGCGAACGTGAAGGACGAGTTCCTCGACCCTGACGGCTTCGGCCCGGTCGTTCACCTCGACGGCATCGGCATCCTCTATGACACGACCGTGTTCGACGAGGCGCCGACCAGCTGGGAGGAGCTGTGGAACGACGACTGGAAGGGCAAAGTCAACCTGATGGCGCCGCCCTCGCTGCTCGGCCTCGCTGTGACCGCAGTGGCGTCCACGCTCGAAGGGGAGGACTACACGCAGAGCGTCGACGAGGGCGTCGCGAAACTCAAGGAGCTGGCTCCGAACGTGCAGACCTTCGCCCCGAACCCCGATGAGTGGCAGAGCATCATCACGGGTCAGACGGTCATCGGCGTCGGCCAGAACGCCCGCGGACAGTACTACGCCGACGAGAGCGACGGAAAGCTCGGCATCGCGTTCCCCGAGGAGGGTACGATCTACCAGCTGAACACCGTCAACCTCGTCGAGAACGCTCCGAACGAGGCGGCCGCACAGGCATTCGTCGACTACACGCTGTCGGAGGAAGCCCAGCTCGCCTTCGCCGAAGCGCTCTACTACGCACCGTCGGTCGATGTCGACATCCCGGCCGAGACGGCGGAGCGCATCGTCGCCACCGACGGCTCGATCGAGATCCTGCCGCTTGAGACCGAGTTCCTCGCGTCCGTCCGTGACTCGTGGACCGAGATCTGGAAGAAGGACATCATCTCGCAGTAGTCGAGACGACAACCGCCGCGTGCGCCGGGTCGGACCGCTCCGACCCGGCGCACGCTCATGTGCAGAACCGGAGGATCACATCGTCACGCCCCCGCGCAGCGCGGCCGCCATCGGCATCGCGCTGGCCGCACTGAATCTGCGGACGGCTGTCGCCTCGCTCTCGCCCATCATCGACTTCGTCGTCCGCGACGTGCCGCTGTCGACGGCCGCCATCATCGTGCTCGGGATGCTGCCGCCGCTGTGCTTCGCGGCCGGCGCCCTGATCACCCCGGCGATCGCCAACGCCGTCGGGGTCGATCGGGCCGCGGTCGCATCCCTCGGCGCTCTCGCGCTAGGACTCGCCGTGCGCGGACTGGCCCCCGACGACTCCTGGCTGATCATCGGGAGCACCACGGCTTTCCTCTGCATCGGCGTGCTCAACGTGCTTCTGCCCCCGCTGGTGAAGAAGCACTTCTCGGATCGGATCGGACCGATCACGTCGCTGTACACGACGCTGATGGCGGTGGGAACGTTCCTCCCGCCGCTGACGGTGGTGCCTCTGGCGCACGTATGGGGATGGCGCGCGGCGCTGCTCGTCTGGTGCGCGCTCGCCGTGGCTGCCCTGGTCCCCTGGATCCTCGTCGCCCGCGGCGCGTCGGACGAGGCGGGGGCTCATCCCCGCAGTCCCGTCTTCTCCCCTGCCCTCGCGCGATCACCGATCACGTGGGGGGTGACGGCGCTGTGCGCGACCGCCGGGTTCATCGCGTACGCGATCTTCGCCTGGTATCCGCTCCTGCTCGCCGACACCACGGCACTCGATGCCGGGTCGATCGGAATGGCACTGGCAGTCTACGCGGCGATGGGCGCGCCGGCCAGCTTCGTCCTGCCGGCCATCGTCGCACGGTACCGCGCCGTCGGCAGCTGCGTTCTCGGGGGCGGCGCGATGTTCGCCATCGCGTTCTGCGGGATGCTGATCGCCCCGCAGGACGGCATCTGGATATGGGCGGTGCTGGGAGGAGCCGGGCAGCTGATGTTCCCGCTGTCGTTGGTGCTCATCAATTTGCGCACGCGCACGATGCGCGGATCGGTCGCCCTGAGCACCGTCGTCCAGAGCGCCGGCTACCTGGTCGCGGCGACCGGCCCGCTCGTCCTGGGGCTGCTGCATGCGGCGACCGGAGGGTGGAACGCCGCACTGCTCATGCTCGTCGTCGTCGCCCTGATCGGCACCGGGCTGGGGCTGCTCGCTGCCCGCAGCAGCTGGCTCGAAGACTCCGTGAAGCTCTGAGCGGCCGCACGGCGCATCGCCGACGCGCAGCCCAGGCGCCGTTCAGCGCGGCGGTCGGCGAAGCTGCTCGATGACGACCGAGTGGTCCTCGTCACCACGGCCGTCCTCGACGACTGCGGCGAACAGGTCCGCCAGGACGTCGGTGATCGGCACAGCGGCACCGAGTTCGCCGGCGAGACTTGCGACGTAACGGAGGTCCTTCAGCTGATTGACCGCGCTACCGCTGGGCGTGTACTGATGGCTCAGCAAGCGCTCGCGCTTCGCAGCGAGCAGGGCACTGGAGGCGAGTCCGCCGGCGAAGATGTTGCACAGCGCCGAGCGGTCGATGTCGGCGCGCTCTGCAAGCGCGAGCGCCTCGGCGAGTGCGCCGAGGGTCCCGGCGACGACGACCTGA
This is a stretch of genomic DNA from Microbacterium sp. YJN-G. It encodes these proteins:
- a CDS encoding ABC transporter substrate-binding protein; this translates as MKSTSIRWSAVAAIAASALAVSACAGTAPEASDGEGISGTISLMSYTSIWQEAYQEAVLDPFLEENPGVTVNYLSKRTSAEMLSALQAEKDRPATDVAIMDSTVSASANAQGLFQKFDESEVPNLANVKDEFLDPEGYGPYVMLDAIALLYDTERIDTAPDSWTELWNSDYKGQLNITAPPALGGVALTAITSEMKGEDYTESIDKAVAELQELAPSVQTWAPNPDEYQNIISGQTIMGMGPSARAQYYTDQVDGKLGIVFPEEGTTYQINTINLVEGAPNSEAAKALIDYALTPEAQAAFAERLFYAPAVDVDLPADVADRVVPTDGSLKIIDLDNDFLQTARDEWTDIWKREIIGG
- a CDS encoding ABC transporter substrate-binding protein, with protein sequence MTNKKNRAARAVVATSAVAALMTLAACSGGGSTGADGDGGLSGTVNVIGYSGIWQERYTEAVIQPFQEANPGVTINYVAKRSSAEMLSALQSQQSNPGTDVALMDQSVAKSGNDQGLFAELTEDEIPNLANVKDEFLDPDGFGPVVHLDGIGILYDTTVFDEAPTSWEELWNDDWKGKVNLMAPPSLLGLAVTAVASTLEGEDYTQSVDEGVAKLKELAPNVQTFAPNPDEWQSIITGQTVIGVGQNARGQYYADESDGKLGIAFPEEGTIYQLNTVNLVENAPNEAAAQAFVDYTLSEEAQLAFAEALYYAPSVDVDIPAETAERIVATDGSIEILPLETEFLASVRDSWTEIWKKDIISQ
- a CDS encoding CynX/NimT family MFS transporter; this encodes MRRVGPLRPGARSCAEPEDHIVTPPRSAAAIGIALAALNLRTAVASLSPIIDFVVRDVPLSTAAIIVLGMLPPLCFAAGALITPAIANAVGVDRAAVASLGALALGLAVRGLAPDDSWLIIGSTTAFLCIGVLNVLLPPLVKKHFSDRIGPITSLYTTLMAVGTFLPPLTVVPLAHVWGWRAALLVWCALAVAALVPWILVARGASDEAGAHPRSPVFSPALARSPITWGVTALCATAGFIAYAIFAWYPLLLADTTALDAGSIGMALAVYAAMGAPASFVLPAIVARYRAVGSCVLGGGAMFAIAFCGMLIAPQDGIWIWAVLGGAGQLMFPLSLVLINLRTRTMRGSVALSTVVQSAGYLVAATGPLVLGLLHAATGGWNAALLMLVVVALIGTGLGLLAARSSWLEDSVKL